The nucleotide sequence ATAGCTAGAAATACACATAGGCGATAAGTATGTCTCTTTAATTATCATGACATCCTTCTGCATCATCGTTTGTGTTACCGCTAGTGACTACAATTCTGTTTTGGGTACATAAATCAGGAACTTTATGACTTTTCCTTACCAATGAGGTACTCAAAATAGATCTATATCTTATATCCACGCCATGATTTCAACCAAATACCTAGTATACTAACATTCTGATATGCGTTCAATCATAGCTTAAAACTATCCAATCAATTTTCCTATTAAACcctaaaataatactaaattcGTGCGGTCCGctcaaataaatctattatacgAGCATTTTACTCGTTCACTCGACTGGTAAATACAAGAAGCTCATTCCAAGAGGATTAGATCCCTTGTACGTTACATTGGTTAACTGGACAACTACATCTGGTAGGATTACGTGGTCCTGTGGGAACCGCTGCCCTTGAATTACGAGCCCTTACATATTGTTCTCGAAGATTGAGTGCTGAATTCTTAGGAAGAAAAATCCAAAAGATACAGTATCGCCTATAGTTTTGTCATGAAGGGCGTTTGCATATATATCCATATTAACATTTACTTTCATAgagaaaaaaagtttttacgaCTTAAAAGAGAAAAGTACTTAATATCTAACTGTCCACGGCAATATTATAAGGCGAGTTCATGTCTGGAAAAAATTGCCAAATATTTGCCTAAACTTTAAAATCGACAATTGTGGATGTATCATGGTAATGGATATAATTCATGAAAACGAGAGATTATGATCCTTCTTCTAAGCCTGTCTTTTATTAACTCATTCCGATCTAATTACCACCGCCCTTACTCATatgttacataatatttacaaaagacGCGCTTTTAGTCGTTATGTATGAGAATTGTCAAAAAGTCAACTTCTCTCTTCAACTTAACCGTTTGGCATGCTAAGTATTAAATTATAGGTTGTCTCCTAAGCTTTCATGCAGCAATGTGCAATACAAAATCCAAATTCGATTTTATCAAAGCAGAGAGAACACGTCAATTGGTTTTTGTGATAAAAtctgtataaatttttttcatgatactgaaaatagtaataaacacactttgtattaaaatttagccCTGCAAACGACTGTTGCATGAGAATTTTATAACACAACACAAACATAccaacatatatacatacctcaTGAAAATCGGTTAACAGAACTTCCTAGAAGAACTGAAGAGTCAAAATTGATTCGTCGTATCTCGTAGTAACATCATTACCATTTGCCACATTGGGTCCCTGGTAACGTGTGTAGCGTTTACCTGCCGCTACGTGAGGGCACGAATTACGAACGTTATTAGATTTCGACCAAACTCCGTATTCCCGAAGTATGCCTTcgctttaaattatttacgatGTTCAGTCCGGGAGATTGATTAGATTTTATTCTTTCAAAAATGATCATGATCGCATTAGTGTGACATTTCATAACATGAAAGTGATGCCGGTTACGACTTGGGAATTTACGTTTGAAGATAAACGAGTATTTATCTACTATTCTTTCATCATCTCTATGGAGAGGAGCATGGCGTGCGCCTTTGAccgatcctggattgggtaagtttgGATATAACCTTCTCTCTTGAAGCCAAAGAGCCGTCAACCGCTACTTTGACTGCACTTGCTTATTCAAACTAGTTTGCAAGTTGCGAAATATTACCACTGACATAAACCACAGGACAAAACctagacagaaaaaaaatagagacGACAAACCAAAAGTACTTATCTCTGTTTTTACGAATTTCGGATTGGCGTGAATCATACTACGATTTTAGGAACGATAaagaattaagaaataaacgaGCTGATaacaaataggtacctactttaagtacttaatttgAACTAAGTATTTTATGATTTGTAACATCAAACTTAAAATGTTTGATATTTCACAAGGTCATATTCTGTAAACCCTTAATTAGTGCATACCAgtcaaaataatacttacttattatggCTAAGCTTTTTCCCACGACTTTGTTCGGTTACCGTCCCGTGTAAGATCTTGTAAGATTTTCGGGAAATTGTACGACAATTAAAGATGGGATCCCGTGTAATTTCACTACGTTATGTGTATGTTATCTATCCATCCATATATAACggaaaagtttaaatatattaatcacaaaattattatctctCTGAATACATCATTAGCCTCTAAAGCAAACTCTGAATAACGTCGACTCTATACCCGGTGTAAACTCAATGCATATTACACGAACAGCTGTTTCCGCTGCGCCTTTGAAGGAGCAAACTTAATAAAACTTGTGAATGCAGCCTTTGCTGGAGTTTTGCTAACACCTGAAGAATTGGTGTGATTTGTGCCACGACATTGTACGTTCCACAAAATTTAACTTTCGGGcttcagtaaaattttaaagtatgaGAGAAATGTACAAGTTCTGAGCTAATTTTGGTTGAggataaatttaacttttggttttaatagattttcaaACTTTATGCAGGTAcggttaaatttttatacatttatttatagattacAATGATGTTTCCTCAAGTAGGTATTCATTATCTTAATAAATCATTGAGTAGGTACTAGATGAGTGTTGTTTGCTTGCTTGCCTAATTCTTCCAGTTGTTTTTACACACACACTTCCTTTTGGACTCGGAgagttttaaagttatttcttATGCGTAGTCCAAAATTAGATCTGGTGTACCTAATTTGATTACAGGGAAAGAGTCCTTAATTTAAGACTTTAATGTAAGTGGTAAGTGGACAATCTAGTCAATTGTCCACTTACAGGCACCCAACGATGTTATAGAGGTTGCAGGTTTACTGCCAATTTTTTAGCCACATTTTGATATGGTTAATAACCGTTGAGTTACTTATTATGAAGATCTCACATAACAGGTAGATACATTATTGTGATAAAAggaaaaacaatatacatttcaacacaattttattgtatcattACAATTTCAGCCTtgcttttataaatagattttatacattatttacatcACAAACACCATTTCATTTTCGAGTACAAATTTCGTAAAAAGTTCAAATTCTTCCATTAAACTAATCATTTACGCTGAtatgagaaaataattttatttattatacaatgaTAACATGAAGTACAATTCCAATAGATTGAAGTACAGAAAGGGATCCGTTGGGACCCGAAACTTACTGCCTTACAACAACGATCATAACATCCTCAGGTGATTATCTGAGGAGCTACAATCGCTTTTCTCGTACTGTCATTGCCGTGACAAGCCCAAACTATTTGCTAATTGCGTACATCTCGCGACTACTTCATCTTGTAGCAAGCTAAACGACATGGCTATTAATATGAGTCCGAAAACTAAGTAAGCACAACACGCaatcatttgtatgtattcacTTTTGGAATTCTCAGTTGTATGCTTCGAGGTGAGGAAACTAGTAGGCACGAAATCACCGAATCCTATAGTAGCTAATgctataaaacaaaagtaggcCGCGTCTAAGAAGCTCCAGTTCTCCCAGGCGGAGAAAATGGCGGCCCCAATACAAATGTACGCCAGGAGAAGAAACAACACGATTCCTACTGGTATATGGCAGTGGTCGATGCCGTGGTTCATGTGGTGCTGGACGCTGGTAGAAGCAGTACTGCTGGGGACTGCGCAGCTCTTACTCTTATGGTTCTCTTCGCTCCAAATCAAAGGCACTCGTGACGGGGTGTCGTGTGGGCAAATTCTGtgaaaatttgttataattgttGTATTTTGTTGCCTATTGTATACCACAATCTTTCATATTCTTAAGATCTATCTGATCAAAAAGTACTtgtataaaatcaaatttactCTGTATTTTATGACTTTAATATAGCTGATGCAATAAAAACGAGTGGagcattgtaataaatacaaagcaatcattttattcatgtctatattttagaaatgaGGTAGATGAGAACTGTCGAAAACAAATGTCTTCTTGTTTAGAGACGAgtgatcttaaaaataatttattcaattttcgAGAAACATGTTACGTAAAAGCCTTTTATTGTCtccaaaaatatacaaaatttgtcATGTAAATAATGAAGGGATCAACAAAAACCAATAACAATATTGCTCCTTGAAGGAAGGATTGAAAACGAGATAAGATATTATTATCAGACCAGTAATCCCAAAAGATCATCTTGTGATAAATCGGTATTTATCTCGATACAATTGATAAAAATCGATTGATTTAagaatttacattattaatgaaaattatataaaaatcaatgtaCCTACAACAAAATCAATGTCATCGCGTGttgaatgataaataaaaacttacgcTTCATCAGTGTCTTCTGAATCGTCAAGATCATCTTGACACCTGTTCGAAGATAATTCCCCACATTCTTCGGCAATTAGTTGTTCTATCACTTGACCTCTTGGCCTTTGTATAGTGCCTCGTCCTCTGCCTCTAATAGGACCGTGTACTGTCGCAAGGCATTTTCCGGTGGTCCTCTTGCGATCTAACGTTTGAGTTTGAAGAGCTGATGAGGTTTGTGGCTCTGAAAATGGAaatctttttgaaaattagaataaaacaGAAGAAACCATACACGAAGCGTAGCAAGAAAGCGTAGGTGTACACTGACCATCTTTATAGTATCACTTACACAAAATTCTATTTTGCTTATGATTACTAAAATATGCATCATCaatcttttgatttaaattaaaatttgagtaCGTTGGACCTCATCCCGCCTGGCGGCAAAATAAGGGCTAGGTTAGTTCACGTAAGTTCTTAAATAATACCTTTTGTCTCTCATTTGTCTTGAAAAATCATAAAGTGGTAAATATGAGGAAACAGAGAACACATCCAAATATCAGTCGGACTGTAATTTTTGCAATGAAAACTAGTGGTACCAGTTATGAAAACAATAAGTTGAACTGAATATGTttcaacatttattatttaactaaagCTGCAATATGTACAGCATACAACAAATACACGGAAAGGTTTTTTAgtgaatattttacaatttttgataaaatttgtattggtATGAGAACTCTCGACTTGAACTTTCACCAGAACGTCCTTAATGTAATCGACTAGGTCTTCACCTTTTAATGTTACCATTGACTTTGGATATTTGCTTATATTCATCCTCTTATCATGACTAAACCGTTAAAGCTTtcctttttctattcctgtcactTTTTTACATCCCACATTATCCTTGTAAAATATGCACCGAAAAATTCTTCCCAATCAAAAGACATAGACAGAAGCAAGCTCACCATCAGCCAAGGCACTGCGCTTGATACGACCTAGCGTCGCGGCTCTAGGGCTCGTCGGGGCCCTCTCAAATACTTGCGAATATTGACCTCTGTCCCCAGCCCTGGCCCGGACGGTCCCGGGGGATTTGTGGCTTCGCGGTGGGAATGATGTGTACTGGTTGTGTTCTGTCGCCTGTGGGAGCAGACGCTGTTGCTCGTGCAGGGGAAGGTGATTTTCCATCTagaattgtaaatttatactAACGTATTGAACGGTATTTTGATCACAAAGAACATTGGATTTTCATTGATGACCTTTACGATGTTGGAACATTATAACTTATTATGCAGGATCTGTATCATCTCGTTCAAAATCTATTCAAAGAACTAAATTTGCtatgcaattaaaataattagtcGATTCTCATTaatcttcatttatttaaacaataatccttaaaaaaaacttccaTCAACAATTGAAGTATTCCCACCTCCGTATCCTTCCTCCAAGCATTCGGCACTTTCCTCTTCGTCGCCCTCAGCCAAGCCAACCTAGCCAGCCTTGCCAGAGAAGCCCCCAAGCCGGCCAGACAGGCCAACGTCAGGGGAACACCAGCGGCTGCGTAAGCCACAGTTGCTGCTCTGCCTGCTGCCGTTCGTGGTGATACATTACCGTAACCTGCAAAAACAATGTGTCAGCACCAGATTTGGGGCCTTTATCTAAAAGTCAATGAggaattttttgaaatatcgtTACTAAAAGCAATTCCAAAGTAAACTTGAACACTTTACTTCCCGTTTGCACCGTCTACTACAATGTTTCGTGGTCCGGGGTTCCTATACTTTGGGATCAGTTCATGTAGACTCGAAGGTTTCGTCAGCTAAATGCTGAATTCCGCAGACAGGTCAGGACTTTGCTCTTTACAGACAATaccaataattaattaaagaataatGAAAAGTAAATGATCACTTGTTATATATTGATGATATTGTAATGTGAGGTTATGCTCTCATATTGTAGGCTACTACAATGTGAGAGTAAAATTATAGAGATATCATAGAGATAAATCCAATAGTAATGTTAAAGTCATACCTATAGTAGTAATTAATGTGATGCAATAAATCAGAGCTCCAGAGAAGGTCCACTTGGAGTCTAGCACCAGCTCTGGTGGCTGAGCCTCCGGTGACTGCCTCGCCGCAGCCACTATAGAAGACTCGAACTTGCGCAGCTGCTCGTGAACCAGACGCGTCCAGTTGCGCTCATAAAGAACGTTGAGGCGTtctgaaacaaagaaaattacgATTAATTGAGTTAAAATTTAGGTGTTTAACTTTATagtcaatttaaaatagattACATATATCTTATACTCTCAAAGAATTTAGTTGTCGGTCATGATAGACGACATTATTTGTAACTAAACAGATTGTCTAATCAAAACGAAAAAACCTAATATTATAGTCTAAGTATAGTATGCACTTGACATACTATCCTACTTagactataatataaaaaaataagatataagCCAATGTTTATATGAAACATGTGGGCTATTTTGACATCCTATGGAAGGAAGTTTGCCAAAACAATATCATGATCCCAAAACCTCTATAAATAGCAGTGTTAATAGAAAACAACTCAGCAAAGCTTATAAATCACCACAATTCACAACAAACTGCTCTTTAACGGCCTTCTCTTTGAAGACTATTACAATACCGATGAGACCCTTAAATTAATGAGGGCGCCAATCTCCGGCGCAGTTTAGTTTAATCAAAAGTGACAAGCACCATCTAACTTTTAAGATGGCTTCTCTCTATAGATGTTGTATGgtgtgtttcttttttaagttggttaaaacttaaataatttttgaaataacatCAAAGGCTTCAGATTTATCTTTATTGATTTCATATTACCTatcgtaattttaataacagatCTAAATTCAacgataaaaattttaatacatatcaGAATCCTCGTGTAACcagtaaatattatgtatgatacaaatttacaactaattcaataataaacaacgcacttacaaacaattttatgaCAAACTACTAAAAAATAAGACATTAAAAGAACGAGAAAACGTGACGCTCTTAAAACTTGTTTGCGATATAAAGGTACTGATCTATATAAACAAACGTAATTTAATAAGAgtaacatataaaatttacatttcgctgatataataatttagtgAAATCCATCATACGGCGCCTCCCTGGGGAGGTCCAGTCTACGGTCCGGCCTGAGGTCCGGTTACGACTATAACAAAGGTTGAAATGTTCGGTAATTTATGGCGACttatctttataaaaacaacGATTTAAAATATGGTCtccaaattttgaaaataaaatacgaaaaattGTACGAGCTTTTGAGCTTAATAAAATCAGGTCAGAAGTACCTGAGTAATTCCATGGTAAAACCATGGTACCGTGTCAACGAACGAAACCGACAagattgcatgaagaaagtgaTGAATTTGgataaagtgaaagaagtacgcagggatcgtggccacttgccatgatagatgttgtctctgtctacccctccgggaaaccCGCTACTTGCTCCCTTTCATCATGCAATCATTGGGAAATATCCTAAATGAATACCTTAATTTTCGGTTCATCTAATTCGGTTGATTCTTATTACCTAATCAGTTGAACTAGCGCCATAAAtcatattcatacatacatacatataatcacgtctatatcccttggggggtatacagagccaacagtcttgtagagACAGatagggcacgttcagctattaatttggctttaagatagaattgagatacaatagagacgggttgctagcccatcgcctaaaaagaatcccaagtttggaagcctatcccttagtcgccttttacgacatccatgggaaagtgatgaagtggtcctattctttttgtattggtgccgggaactacacggcactcgtaaatcatttttattcaatttcattaaagaGTTTGTGAATCTTTTCTGCGTGATCAGTCTTTTaaacacttaattaaaattccgCCCGATTATTGTGTAAACAGGCCGTTGGCACAAAACGCTACAGAGAAAAGGTTTTATACTAATTGCATTACTATCAATCGAAAGTTGAGTACTAAGATTTTTGATTCAgcaaaatttcttttatcGCCTTAACAAACCTATAATTAACACATTGACTTTGATATATAATGATAGATATTAAAATGCATAAAACTGTACGAAAGAATTTTATACGCATAAGTGTATACAGCGATCGGTGTAAATGTACTATGTTTCATCAAaggaaattgtttttttgaaattatgtgTTATGAGTTGGTTTCGCCtagatttttcttaaatattaggCGGTAAAGCCCGACCgtgaaaatttgatttttttaaaaaggtcCAAAGAGATATCAGTCTTTGATTTATCAAAGTGCTGTACTTTTTACTTCGTGTTTgtcgaatttaatttttttaaatcacctaattaaggacgtcctggtaagggtcaggtcaagagtaccaagcaagaaaccgccgagcttgcatgaagagagttatgaatgtggatgaagcgaaggaagtatgcagagttcgtggcaagtggaaagaggtagtttctgcctacccctccgggaaagaggcgtgattttatgtatgtacgtaatcTTTGGCCTTGTCTCTCCACATTAATTGTTCTATGATTTAGTTCACTGAGTTGCGCGttaattgaattttctatcCTGCCACTGGTTGCCGTAATTACCCCTGTACTGTTTCCTTGCTATTTATTTCCAACCACAAAACAAGTCATTGACATTATTGAGTAAATTGGGAGATCAAAGCTTAAACTGTAACTTTGTTTCAAACATTGTTTGACTTCCGTTTGCTGAGTTTTGCTATTTACGAAGcatttattgaaacaaaacaaCGAATTTATCCACttattaatacaaacatataatatgaCCATAAGGCAAAGTGTCCTTATTTAGAattcaatatataaaataaatgtggaGTGAATCAAACATAAGAACGGTGACgtgaaattaatgtttaaaagaATCGTATcgaaatatataacaaaatatcaaagaaagaaatttcaaattaccTTTTCAATCATACCAAAACACCCAACGGCCAATAAAGATATCCCAGcgatatgtatatacaaaaaacCACTTGTGAAACGTCACGAAGCACGGGTCCTATCTCGATCAGTACATTGTACCGTATCTCCACAACCTCGGGATCTGAATTGGGTTCGTGATCCCGCATTTCTGGATCCGTGGCTTGAGTTAAGCTGTGTGCAGACGTGTTGATTCCGCTGCTGATTTTtgctacatttaaaataaattgagacAAGTAAAGGCTTCGTTATATTGGTATTTAATCGgttgtgttttatataaaacaaacaactaaatatatgtatatcaaacaGCCGAATGTGACCTAtcggtattttcaagattgttggctctgtcttccccgtaagggatagagacgtgactacacgtatgtatgtgttcTATATGCAGTTGCGTTGAAGCCAATACATGGtcagttataaatatactttaagATTTTAGGAGAGTAGAAAGCATTAAACGGATCACAGTAACTATCTTACGAAAGTCTtaagaaatttacaaaaagcgattaccgtttgaccttaatgataaagatACCATAGGaacctatataataaattttaggtCATATTTGCAGCATAGTTCGGTTtagttcaattttatttgataaactaTTTATCGTCGCGGTTCGGCTAGCGTTAAAAGTACATCGTCATTTGCGTACTCCACGCTTTAAgtatgcaaaattttcaaGACGTTAGGTTCAGTTGTTTATTAGGAAATAAGCCCCAAACAGTCAAATgaacttttttacaaaaagttataaaataaatatggataTGGATAAAAGCACCTCTTAAATAATCGTTGATTTTCTCACACAATGACGGTACAATGTCAAGTTAAGCAAAATCCTGAACAataatatctaaaaatatGTTGATATAACCTTTTCCAGGACCCG is from Amyelois transitella isolate CPQ chromosome 13, ilAmyTran1.1, whole genome shotgun sequence and encodes:
- the LOC106129260 gene encoding uncharacterized protein LOC106129260, whose amino-acid sequence is MRDHEPNSDPEVVEIRKTQQTEVKQCLKQSYSLTERLNVLYERNWTRLVHEQLRKFESSIVAAARQSPEAQPPELVLDSKWTFSGALIYCITLITTIGYGNVSPRTAAGRAATVAYAAAGVPLTLACLAGLGASLARLARLAWLRATKRKVPNAWRKDTEMENHLPLHEQQRLLPQATEHNQYTSFPPRSHKSPGTVRARAGDRGQYSQVFERAPTSPRAATLGRIKRSALADEPQTSSALQTQTLDRKRTTGKCLATVHGPIRGRGRGTIQRPRGQVIEQLIAEECGELSSNRCQDDLDDSEDTDEAICPHDTPSRVPLIWSEENHKSKSCAVPSSTASTSVQHHMNHGIDHCHIPVGIVLFLLLAYICIGAAIFSAWENWSFLDAAYFCFIALATIGFGDFVPTSFLTSKHTTENSKSEYIQMIACCAYLVFGLILIAMSFSLLQDEVVARCTQLANSLGLSRQ